One genomic window of Ruminococcus gauvreauii includes the following:
- a CDS encoding acyl-CoA dehydrogenase — protein sequence MNFQLTKEQELVRKMVAEFAENEVKPIAAEIDVTEKFPMENVQKLFRYGVMGMNMPKEYGGAGADDVAYAMAVEELAKKCAATAVIVAAHNSLACWPILKFGTEEQKKKYLTQMTSGTIGAFCLTEPEAGTDAAAQQTTAVLDGDHYVLNGNKIFITNGGVADIFVVFAMTDPSKGTRGISAFIVESSYPGFSRGQVEDKMGIRASSTTEIVFEDCIVPKENLLGAEGKGYGVAMATLDGGRIGIAAQALGIAQGAQDELVSYVQQRVQFGKPLSKFQNTQFQIADMEARICAARWLVYDAASRKYLSSQGQKISYGKESAMAKLFAAETAMAVTTKVVQLHGGYGYIKEYPVERMMRDAKITEIYEGTSEVQRMVIAKNVIK from the coding sequence ATTGCTGCAGAAATTGATGTCACAGAAAAATTCCCAATGGAAAATGTACAGAAACTTTTCCGTTATGGCGTTATGGGAATGAACATGCCTAAAGAATACGGCGGAGCAGGAGCTGACGATGTTGCCTATGCGATGGCAGTGGAAGAGCTCGCTAAGAAGTGTGCAGCAACGGCTGTAATCGTTGCAGCTCATAACTCACTTGCATGCTGGCCGATTCTGAAGTTCGGCACAGAGGAGCAGAAGAAAAAATATCTGACTCAGATGACAAGCGGCACGATCGGTGCGTTCTGTCTGACAGAGCCGGAGGCAGGTACAGATGCGGCAGCGCAGCAGACAACAGCTGTTCTTGACGGAGATCATTATGTACTGAACGGCAACAAAATCTTTATCACAAACGGTGGTGTTGCGGATATCTTTGTTGTATTTGCGATGACAGACCCTTCCAAGGGAACAAGAGGCATCTCTGCATTTATCGTTGAGTCTTCTTACCCTGGATTCTCCCGCGGACAGGTGGAAGACAAGATGGGCATCCGTGCTTCTTCTACAACAGAGATTGTTTTCGAAGACTGTATCGTTCCGAAGGAGAACCTGCTCGGCGCAGAAGGAAAAGGCTACGGCGTTGCCATGGCTACACTGGACGGCGGACGTATCGGTATTGCCGCTCAGGCTCTCGGTATTGCACAGGGCGCACAGGATGAACTCGTATCCTACGTACAGCAGAGAGTTCAGTTCGGCAAACCGCTTTCTAAATTCCAGAATACACAGTTCCAGATTGCCGATATGGAAGCACGTATCTGTGCAGCACGCTGGCTGGTATATGACGCTGCGAGCAGAAAATATTTAAGTTCCCAGGGACAGAAAATTTCTTATGGAAAAGAATCTGCGATGGCTAAATTATTTGCTGCAGAGACAGCTATGGCCGTCACAACGAAAGTTGTTCAGCTCCATGGTGGTTACGGATATATTAAAGAATACCCGGTTGAGCGTATGATGAGAGACGCTAAGATCACAGAGATCTATGAGGGAACATCAGAAGTTCAGAGAATGGTAATCGCTAAAAACGTAATCAAATAA
- the acrB gene encoding acryloyl-CoA reductase electron transfer subunit gamma: MKIIVCVKQVPDTSGKLAVNPDGTLNRASMETITNPDDLNAVEAALKLKDETGCEVIAVTMGPPPAEGMLREIMARGADRGVLISAREFGGSDTYATSQIIAAAIEHIGLEKDDIVFCGRQAIDGDTAQVGPQIAEKLNLPQVTYAQDICKDGDTLTVQRALEDGYMTIKVQTPCMITCIKELNEPRYMSIGGIYEAYEKPMEVFDYNTLKDSPLIDVNNIGLAGSPTNILTSFTPPQKGAGQMLEGADQETCDKLAGMLAEKHMI; encoded by the coding sequence ATGAAAATAATTGTTTGTGTAAAACAGGTACCAGATACCTCCGGCAAACTCGCAGTGAATCCAGACGGAACACTGAACCGGGCTTCCATGGAGACAATCACAAACCCTGACGACCTGAACGCTGTTGAGGCAGCGCTGAAGTTAAAAGACGAGACAGGCTGCGAAGTGATCGCAGTGACAATGGGCCCGCCGCCGGCAGAAGGAATGCTGCGTGAGATCATGGCCCGCGGAGCAGACAGAGGAGTACTGATCTCCGCACGTGAGTTCGGCGGATCCGATACATACGCAACATCCCAGATCATCGCAGCAGCGATCGAACATATCGGTCTTGAGAAAGACGACATCGTATTCTGCGGACGCCAGGCAATCGACGGAGATACCGCACAGGTAGGCCCGCAGATCGCAGAGAAACTGAATCTGCCGCAGGTAACATACGCACAGGATATCTGTAAGGACGGGGACACACTGACCGTACAGCGTGCACTGGAAGACGGATATATGACGATCAAAGTACAGACTCCATGTATGATCACATGCATCAAAGAGCTGAACGAGCCGCGTTACATGAGCATTGGCGGAATCTATGAAGCATATGAGAAGCCGATGGAAGTGTTTGATTACAACACACTGAAAGACAGCCCGCTCATCGATGTGAATAACATCGGGCTTGCAGGTTCTCCGACAAACATCCTGACATCCTTCACACCGCCGCAGAAGGGGGCAGGTCAGATGCTTGAGGGCGCAGACCAGGAAACATGTGATAAACTGGCAGGAATGCTCGCTGAGAAACATATGATCTAA
- the acrA gene encoding acryloyl-CoA reductase electron transfer subunit beta, with the protein MQNFDSSNVSAFKDVWVFCEQREGKLMPTDFELLSEGRRLADELGVKLVGLLLGDNVEGLAKELGGYGADKVIVADHQLLGVYTTDGYTKVICDIIAEEKPEIFLIGASNIGRDLGPRCAARLHTGLCADCTHLDVDVANYQEFLRNNSVLPEDRITKTNTARVLGQPHDVAKDLKMTRPAFGGNLMATIICPRFRPSMATVRPGVLKKGAFDEAKANAVEVVKANVELSEADMQTEVVEVVKAAKKLVDLVGAEYVVSVGRGISSNVEEGIKIAHDLADALGGVVGGSRAAIDSGWLTADHQVGQTGKTVHPKIYVALGISGAIQHKAGMQESECIIAVNKNASAPIFEIADYGITGDLFKVAPMLVEAIKAAKAAK; encoded by the coding sequence ATGCAAAATTTCGATAGTAGTAATGTATCTGCTTTTAAGGACGTATGGGTATTCTGCGAGCAGAGAGAAGGAAAACTGATGCCGACTGACTTCGAGCTTCTGTCCGAAGGACGTCGTCTGGCGGATGAACTTGGAGTAAAACTGGTAGGGCTTCTTCTTGGAGACAACGTAGAGGGCCTTGCAAAAGAGCTGGGTGGATACGGAGCGGACAAAGTGATCGTAGCAGATCATCAGCTGCTTGGGGTATACACGACAGACGGATATACAAAAGTAATCTGTGATATTATCGCAGAAGAGAAACCGGAGATTTTCCTGATCGGTGCATCGAACATCGGCCGTGACCTGGGACCGCGCTGTGCAGCACGACTCCACACGGGACTGTGTGCAGACTGTACGCATCTGGATGTAGACGTAGCAAACTATCAGGAGTTTTTGAGAAACAATTCGGTACTGCCGGAAGACAGAATCACAAAGACGAATACAGCAAGAGTGCTGGGACAGCCTCATGATGTAGCGAAAGACCTGAAGATGACGCGTCCGGCATTCGGAGGAAACCTGATGGCGACGATCATCTGCCCGAGATTCCGTCCGTCGATGGCAACAGTAAGGCCAGGCGTGCTGAAGAAAGGTGCATTTGACGAAGCGAAGGCGAATGCAGTAGAAGTAGTAAAAGCAAACGTAGAGCTGTCAGAAGCAGATATGCAGACAGAGGTTGTAGAGGTAGTGAAGGCAGCGAAGAAGCTGGTAGACCTGGTAGGAGCAGAGTATGTGGTATCCGTAGGCCGTGGTATTTCTTCCAACGTAGAAGAGGGAATCAAGATCGCACACGATCTGGCAGATGCACTCGGCGGCGTAGTGGGAGGATCCCGTGCGGCGATCGACAGCGGTTGGCTGACAGCGGACCATCAGGTAGGCCAGACAGGAAAGACAGTACATCCGAAGATCTACGTGGCACTTGGAATTTCGGGAGCGATCCAGCACAAAGCGGGAATGCAGGAATCAGAGTGCATCATCGCAGTCAACAAAAATGCGTCAGCGCCGATCTTTGAGATTGCGGATTACGGAATCACGGGAGACCTGTTCAAGGTAGCCCCGATGCTGGTGGAAGCGATCAAAGCTGCGAAAGCTGCGAAATAA
- a CDS encoding 4-hydroxyphenylacetate 3-hydroxylase family protein, whose product MMTREEYFESLRKLNLKVYMFGELVENPVDNPIIRPSLNSIGMTYELANQPEYEDLMTATSSLNGQKVNRFTHLHQSTEDLVKKVKMLRLLGQKTGSCFQRCVGMDANNAVFSTTYEIDEAYGTNYHENFKKFLNDVQLKDLVVDGAMTDPKGDRSLSPSKQADPDSYLRVVERRPDGVVVRGAKAHQTGIVNSHEVLVMPTIAMKPDDKDYAISFAVPTDSEGIFMIYGRQSCDTRKTEEGADIDLGNKEFGGHEALVIFDNVFVPNERIFMNGETEFAGMLVERFSGYHRQSYGGCKVGVGDVLIGATALAADYNGAAKASHVKDKLIEMTHLNETLFSCGVACSCEGCKTKSGNYIIDLLLANVCKQNITRFPYEIVRLAEDIAGGLMVTLPSEKDFNTAELKPYIEKYLVGVEGVSVEDRMRIMRLIENISLGTAAVGYRTESMHGAGSPQAQRIMISRQSNLEQKKELAKNIANIKKD is encoded by the coding sequence ATGATGACTCGGGAAGAATACTTTGAGAGTTTAAGAAAATTGAACCTGAAAGTATACATGTTTGGAGAATTAGTGGAAAATCCGGTTGACAATCCCATCATCCGCCCGTCCCTGAATTCGATCGGGATGACTTATGAGCTGGCAAACCAGCCGGAGTATGAGGATTTGATGACTGCTACTTCTTCACTGAACGGTCAGAAGGTCAACCGCTTTACTCATCTTCATCAGAGTACGGAAGATCTTGTGAAAAAAGTTAAAATGTTACGTCTGTTGGGTCAGAAGACCGGATCCTGTTTCCAGAGATGTGTTGGTATGGATGCCAACAATGCGGTTTTCTCTACTACATATGAAATTGATGAGGCTTATGGCACGAACTATCATGAGAATTTTAAGAAATTTTTAAATGATGTTCAGCTGAAGGACCTGGTTGTTGACGGGGCGATGACCGACCCGAAGGGCGACCGTTCCCTGTCACCGAGCAAACAGGCTGACCCGGACAGTTATCTGCGCGTTGTAGAACGCCGTCCGGATGGTGTGGTTGTTCGCGGTGCGAAGGCTCATCAGACCGGTATCGTGAATTCTCACGAAGTTCTTGTAATGCCGACGATTGCAATGAAACCCGATGATAAGGACTATGCAATTTCCTTTGCAGTTCCTACGGATTCCGAAGGTATCTTCATGATTTACGGACGTCAGTCCTGTGATACCCGCAAGACGGAAGAGGGTGCGGACATTGATCTCGGCAATAAAGAGTTCGGAGGACATGAAGCGCTGGTTATCTTTGATAATGTTTTTGTTCCAAATGAACGCATCTTTATGAACGGAGAGACGGAATTTGCCGGCATGCTGGTAGAACGTTTCTCAGGATATCACCGTCAGAGTTATGGCGGATGTAAAGTTGGTGTGGGTGATGTCCTGATCGGCGCTACGGCTCTGGCAGCAGATTACAACGGTGCGGCAAAAGCCTCCCACGTAAAAGATAAACTGATTGAGATGACACATCTCAACGAGACATTGTTCAGCTGCGGGGTTGCGTGCTCCTGTGAAGGCTGCAAGACGAAATCAGGAAACTATATCATCGACTTGCTGCTGGCAAATGTCTGCAAACAGAATATTACCAGATTCCCTTATGAGATCGTACGTCTTGCGGAAGATATCGCAGGCGGACTGATGGTTACCCTGCCGTCAGAAAAAGACTTTAATACAGCAGAACTGAAACCATATATTGAAAAATATCTGGTCGGTGTGGAAGGTGTATCTGTGGAAGACAGAATGAGGATTATGCGCCTTATCGAAAACATTTCACTCGGAACAGCGGCTGTGGGATACCGCACGGAGTCTATGCACGGGGCAGGTTCTCCTCAGGCTCAGCGTATCATGATCTCGCGTCAGAGCAATCTGGAACAGAAGAAAGAACTGGCAAAGAATATTGCCAACATTAAAAAAGATTGA
- a CDS encoding enoyl-CoA hydratase/isomerase family protein, translating into MEYALIEQQGHVCTITINFPKKLNAVSTAVLTDLGEAFDQVEKMKDVYCVIVKGAGEKAFVGGADIKEMSEFGFYEARDYAKFGGAVLEKIHQFRVPVIAAINGYCLGGGVEVALACDMRIAAENAKFAFPEVSLGIMTGTGGSQRLQAIVGEGRARELLLTCDRIDAEEAYRIGLVNKVVPTEKLMEEAMVMAEKVAKNGPIAVATMKKAINVASETDYPTSTEHMILSFGSLFTTQDAHDALSAFVNKEKLDHFNNK; encoded by the coding sequence ATGGAATATGCATTAATTGAACAACAAGGCCATGTCTGCACGATTACAATCAATTTTCCGAAAAAATTGAATGCAGTTAGTACAGCAGTGCTGACGGATTTAGGCGAAGCATTTGACCAGGTTGAGAAAATGAAAGACGTATACTGCGTAATCGTAAAAGGCGCAGGAGAGAAGGCATTTGTCGGCGGAGCTGACATCAAAGAGATGAGCGAATTCGGATTTTATGAGGCAAGGGACTATGCCAAATTCGGCGGTGCCGTGCTTGAGAAAATTCATCAGTTCAGAGTACCGGTTATCGCAGCGATCAACGGATACTGCCTTGGAGGCGGTGTAGAAGTGGCGCTTGCATGCGATATGCGTATTGCTGCTGAAAATGCAAAATTTGCATTCCCTGAAGTATCTCTTGGAATCATGACCGGAACCGGCGGATCTCAGAGACTGCAGGCGATCGTAGGGGAAGGAAGAGCGAGAGAGCTGCTGCTTACCTGCGACAGGATCGATGCTGAGGAAGCATACAGAATCGGACTTGTTAACAAAGTAGTACCAACTGAAAAGTTGATGGAAGAAGCAATGGTCATGGCAGAAAAAGTTGCCAAAAACGGACCGATCGCAGTTGCTACAATGAAGAAAGCAATCAATGTTGCCAGCGAGACAGACTATCCGACGAGTACAGAACACATGATTCTTTCCTTTGGTTCTCTGTTTACAACACAGGATGCACACGATGCTCTTTCCGCATTTGTTAATAAAGAAAAACTTGATCATTTCAATAATAAGTAA
- a CDS encoding 4-hydroxybutyrate dehydrogenase codes for MRQLLLRTEIHKFDTFEDFAKEFEIGEGDLLFTNEFLYTPKMKPLDLKCDVYFQEKYGTTEPTDEMYNSIFKDLKDKEYKRIIAVGGGTVVDMAKWVASEKPDDIVDAYKENPTFKPKHKTELIICPTTCGTGSEVTNISMIYLTKTKTKKGCANDELFADYAVLIPDLVKSLPYQPFMYSAIDALIHAVESYVGRRHTDLSRMFGRRAIELIMNGFTQMIEKGPEYRLEIMDDFVLGSNYAGIAFGTAGCNAVHAMSFPLGGMFHVAHGESNYELFTTVMKYYYKMNPDGDIKEINHVLAEILGCETEGAEVYDKLEEALAALIRRKPLSEYGVTEEICDQMAELVIAEQQRLMTNTYVEMDKEAVKSLYLQVLND; via the coding sequence ATGAGACAGTTATTATTAAGAACTGAGATTCACAAATTTGACACATTTGAGGACTTTGCAAAGGAATTCGAAATCGGAGAAGGCGATTTATTATTCACGAATGAATTTCTGTATACGCCGAAAATGAAACCACTGGATCTGAAATGTGACGTCTATTTCCAGGAGAAATACGGAACAACAGAGCCTACAGATGAGATGTACAATTCTATCTTCAAAGATCTGAAAGATAAAGAGTACAAGAGAATCATCGCTGTCGGCGGCGGTACCGTTGTAGATATGGCAAAATGGGTAGCATCTGAGAAACCGGATGATATCGTTGATGCATATAAAGAAAATCCGACATTTAAGCCGAAACATAAAACAGAACTGATCATCTGCCCGACCACATGCGGAACAGGCAGTGAGGTGACCAATATCTCCATGATCTATCTGACAAAGACAAAGACGAAAAAAGGCTGCGCTAATGATGAATTATTTGCAGATTACGCAGTGCTGATTCCGGATCTTGTTAAGAGCCTGCCATATCAGCCATTCATGTACAGTGCGATCGACGCGCTGATCCATGCGGTTGAGAGCTACGTAGGACGCCGTCATACAGACCTGTCCAGAATGTTCGGCAGAAGAGCGATCGAACTGATCATGAACGGATTTACTCAGATGATCGAAAAAGGACCGGAATACAGACTGGAGATCATGGATGACTTTGTTCTCGGAAGCAACTATGCAGGTATCGCATTCGGTACTGCAGGCTGCAACGCTGTACATGCGATGAGTTTCCCGCTGGGCGGAATGTTCCATGTGGCACACGGTGAGTCCAATTACGAGCTGTTCACGACTGTTATGAAATACTACTACAAAATGAACCCGGATGGAGATATCAAAGAGATCAACCACGTACTGGCTGAGATCCTTGGCTGCGAGACAGAGGGCGCTGAAGTTTATGATAAGCTGGAAGAGGCACTCGCTGCACTGATCCGCAGAAAACCACTGTCTGAGTACGGCGTGACAGAAGAAATCTGTGATCAGATGGCTGAACTGGTTATCGCAGAACAGCAGAGACTGATGACGAATACTTATGTGGAGATGGACAAAGAGGCAGTTAAGAGTCTGTACCTGCAGGTATTGAATGATTAA
- the thiC gene encoding phosphomethylpyrimidine synthase ThiC — protein MNYTTQMNAARNGIITDAMKTVADYEQIDAERIRELVAKGQLAIPANKNHQCLKPYGIGDMLKTKINVNLGTSKDCLDMDVELEKVMEAVKMGAESIMDLSSFGDTQKFRRKLTAECPAVIGTVPIYDAVVYYNKALRDITSDEWIDIVRMHAEDGVDFMTIHCGINRATAERFKKSKRHTNIVSRGGSIIFAWMELTGNENPFFERYDELLEICQQYDVTLSLGDACRPGSIEDAGDVSQIEELVTLGELTTRAWEKDVQVIIEGPGHMPLNQIQANMEIQKTICKGAPFYVLGPLVTDVAPGYDHITAAIGGAIAATYGASFLCYVTPAEHLRLPTVDDVKEGIIASKIAAHAADIAKGIKGARDWDHDMSEARRELDWERQFELAMDGEKARRYRAESTPEREDTCTMCGKMCAVRNINKILRGEDVDIMD, from the coding sequence ATGAACTATACAACACAGATGAATGCAGCGAGAAACGGAATCATCACGGACGCCATGAAGACAGTTGCGGATTACGAGCAGATAGATGCCGAACGCATCAGAGAACTGGTGGCAAAAGGGCAGCTTGCAATTCCGGCAAATAAAAATCATCAGTGTCTGAAGCCGTACGGTATCGGCGATATGCTGAAGACGAAGATCAATGTCAATCTGGGAACGTCGAAAGACTGTCTGGATATGGATGTGGAACTGGAAAAAGTGATGGAGGCAGTGAAAATGGGTGCCGAATCTATTATGGACTTGAGCTCTTTTGGAGATACACAGAAATTCCGGAGGAAGCTGACAGCCGAGTGCCCTGCTGTCATCGGCACTGTTCCGATCTACGATGCCGTTGTGTACTACAATAAAGCCCTGAGGGATATCACTTCTGATGAGTGGATCGATATTGTCCGTATGCACGCCGAAGATGGTGTGGATTTCATGACAATTCACTGCGGCATTAACCGGGCTACTGCGGAGCGTTTTAAAAAATCAAAACGCCATACCAATATCGTCTCCAGGGGCGGTTCCATCATATTTGCATGGATGGAACTGACCGGAAATGAGAATCCGTTTTTTGAGCGGTACGATGAACTGCTTGAAATCTGTCAGCAGTATGATGTGACACTCAGTCTCGGTGATGCCTGCCGTCCGGGCAGCATCGAGGATGCGGGTGACGTATCTCAGATTGAGGAGCTCGTAACTCTCGGAGAACTGACGACGAGGGCGTGGGAAAAAGATGTTCAGGTGATCATCGAAGGCCCGGGACATATGCCGCTCAATCAGATTCAGGCAAATATGGAAATTCAGAAGACGATCTGCAAAGGTGCGCCGTTTTATGTACTGGGACCGCTCGTGACGGATGTTGCACCGGGATATGATCATATTACGGCTGCGATCGGAGGAGCGATCGCTGCGACTTACGGAGCTTCTTTTTTGTGTTACGTGACGCCTGCAGAACATCTTCGCCTGCCTACCGTGGATGATGTAAAGGAAGGGATCATCGCCTCAAAAATTGCAGCCCATGCGGCTGATATTGCGAAAGGAATTAAGGGTGCCAGGGACTGGGATCACGATATGAGCGAGGCGAGGAGAGAGCTTGACTGGGAGCGCCAGTTTGAATTGGCAATGGATGGAGAAAAAGCCAGAAGGTACCGTGCAGAATCTACCCCCGAGCGTGAAGATACCTGTACGATGTGCGGAAAAATGTGTGCGGTGCGCAATATCAATAAAATTTTGCGCGGTGAAGACGTCGATATCATGGATTAA
- a CDS encoding spore coat protein CotJB, whose translation MEGNECLAIASVPMQKWGEVYRFCEALKEGTVFPVLNLPFYEAESVTNPAKQQENHQEIDPRQADRETLMTKISEVSFALNDLTLYLDTHCEDSQAIRLFAECAALRADLLKIFSERFYPLTQACLANCSCEKECESVNGVAFSWECGPAPWEGACI comes from the coding sequence ATGGAAGGAAACGAATGTCTTGCGATAGCCAGTGTCCCCATGCAGAAATGGGGAGAAGTCTATCGGTTTTGTGAAGCATTAAAAGAAGGAACTGTTTTTCCTGTCTTAAATCTTCCGTTTTATGAGGCAGAATCTGTCACGAATCCGGCGAAGCAGCAGGAGAATCATCAGGAAATTGATCCCCGGCAGGCAGACCGTGAAACGCTGATGACAAAAATCAGCGAAGTCAGCTTTGCGCTGAATGACCTGACACTGTATCTGGATACACACTGCGAAGACAGTCAGGCGATCCGGCTGTTTGCAGAATGTGCAGCGCTGCGCGCTGATCTTCTGAAGATCTTCAGTGAACGGTTCTATCCGCTGACGCAGGCATGTCTTGCGAACTGCAGCTGCGAAAAAGAATGTGAGTCGGTGAACGGGGTGGCCTTTTCATGGGAATGTGGTCCTGCACCGTGGGAAGGAGCGTGTATCTGA
- a CDS encoding manganese catalase family protein has translation MWNYERRLQFPVKITKTCPKTAQLIISQYGGPDGELSASMRYLSQRYTMPVKAVGGLLTDIGTEELAHMEIICAMVYQLTRDVTIEDAKTAGFDAYYIDHTKALWPQAAAGVPFTALEFQSKGDAIADLTEDLAAEQKARTVYDNLLRMIPDPEVREPLKFLRAREIVHFQRFGEALEKTKEQLDSTNYYYFNPEFDKQFLKK, from the coding sequence ATGTGGAATTATGAAAGAAGATTACAATTTCCGGTAAAGATCACAAAAACATGTCCGAAGACGGCACAGCTGATCATCAGCCAGTACGGCGGACCGGATGGTGAACTGTCCGCGTCCATGCGGTATCTATCACAGCGTTATACCATGCCCGTTAAGGCTGTAGGAGGTCTTCTTACGGATATCGGCACGGAAGAACTTGCACACATGGAGATCATATGCGCCATGGTGTATCAGCTGACCAGGGACGTCACGATCGAGGATGCAAAGACAGCAGGGTTCGATGCCTATTATATTGACCATACAAAAGCACTGTGGCCGCAGGCGGCAGCGGGAGTTCCATTTACAGCACTGGAATTTCAGTCGAAAGGCGATGCCATTGCCGATCTCACCGAAGATCTCGCAGCCGAACAGAAGGCCAGGACGGTATACGATAACCTGCTCAGGATGATTCCGGATCCGGAAGTGAGAGAACCGCTGAAGTTCTTGAGAGCCAGAGAGATCGTCCATTTCCAGAGATTTGGAGAGGCGCTGGAAAAGACGAAGGAGCAGCTGGACAGTACGAATTATTACTATTTTAACCCGGAATTCGATAAACAATTCCTGAAGAAGTAA
- a CDS encoding metallopeptidase family protein, which translates to MTEAEFLEILEEISAELPPAFFQELNGGIIMHPEAKRHPESTAPPLWIMGEYSHGSSMGRYINIYYGSFCNVYGNLGRQAMKKKIRHTVLHEFRHHLESLAGEKDLEIEDAVNLYRYKYGDRK; encoded by the coding sequence ATGACAGAAGCAGAATTTTTGGAAATCCTGGAAGAAATATCAGCAGAACTTCCGCCTGCATTTTTCCAGGAGCTTAACGGGGGGATTATCATGCATCCGGAAGCGAAACGTCACCCTGAGAGCACAGCGCCCCCTCTGTGGATCATGGGGGAATACTCTCACGGGTCATCGATGGGACGCTACATTAACATCTACTATGGTTCTTTTTGCAATGTTTACGGGAATCTTGGCAGACAGGCCATGAAAAAGAAAATACGCCACACGGTGCTGCATGAGTTCAGGCATCATCTTGAGTCACTAGCAGGTGAAAAGGATCTCGAGATTGAGGATGCGGTTAACCTGTACCGCTATAAATATGGGGACAGGAAGTAG